From the Desulfosarcina sp. BuS5 genome, one window contains:
- a CDS encoding PstS family phosphate ABC transporter substrate-binding protein, which yields MKKWIAKLINPGIVIMVVIFPVVPSHALEVDKNLPTYIKVSGVSGNIKSIGSDTLNNLMTLWSEGFHSIYPGVKIEIEGKGSSTAPPALIEGASQFGPMSREMKPKEKDAFEKKFGYKPSHIRVAVDALAVFVNKDNPIKSLTLKQLDAIFSKNRKGGLSGDIRTWGDLGLKGDWADKPISLYGRNSASGTYGYFKKVALFKGDYKDCVKEQPGSSAVVQGVSSDKYGVGYSGVGYKTADVRTVPLAVEDGEEAFDANAENAYSGDYPLARFLYVYVNKKPNHNLEPLRGEFIKYIFSKQGQTVVIKDGFYPVSNFIAENDLKTIGLR from the coding sequence ATGAAGAAATGGATTGCAAAGCTAATCAACCCAGGTATTGTCATAATGGTAGTCATATTTCCGGTAGTACCATCGCATGCTCTTGAAGTGGATAAAAATCTTCCTACTTACATTAAGGTCAGCGGGGTCTCGGGCAACATAAAGTCTATTGGTTCCGATACGTTGAATAACCTGATGACTCTCTGGTCAGAGGGATTTCACTCCATATACCCGGGTGTAAAAATTGAGATCGAAGGCAAGGGTTCCTCAACTGCGCCGCCTGCCCTGATAGAGGGGGCTTCCCAATTTGGTCCCATGTCCAGGGAAATGAAGCCGAAAGAAAAGGATGCCTTTGAAAAAAAATTCGGGTATAAGCCTTCACATATCAGGGTTGCGGTGGATGCGCTGGCAGTATTTGTTAACAAGGATAACCCGATTAAATCCCTGACACTTAAGCAGTTGGATGCAATTTTTTCAAAGAACCGTAAAGGAGGTTTGTCAGGGGATATCAGGACCTGGGGAGATCTCGGGTTAAAAGGGGATTGGGCTGATAAACCAATATCATTATATGGACGCAACTCGGCCTCCGGCACTTACGGATACTTTAAAAAAGTAGCGCTTTTTAAAGGAGATTATAAGGACTGTGTCAAGGAACAGCCCGGATCTTCGGCAGTTGTGCAGGGTGTTTCATCCGATAAATACGGAGTAGGATACTCCGGCGTTGGATACAAAACAGCCGATGTAAGGACTGTGCCGCTGGCTGTGGAAGATGGTGAAGAGGCTTTTGATGCAAATGCCGAAAATGCATATAGCGGGGATTATCCTCTGGCAAGATTTCTATATGTATATGTTAACAAAAAGCCTAATCATAACCTGGAGCCTTTGCGGGGTGAGTTTATTAAATATATTTTTTCAAAACAGGGTCAGACTGTTGTAATAAAAGATGGATTCTATCCTGTGTCAAATTTTATCGCAGAAAATGATCTCAAAACCATAGGACTGCGTTGA